In one Cynocephalus volans isolate mCynVol1 chromosome Y, mCynVol1.pri, whole genome shotgun sequence genomic region, the following are encoded:
- the LOC134368961 gene encoding heat shock transcription factor, Y-linked-like — MLFRKLWKIVESDQFKSIWWDDNGTSVVINEELFRKEVLERKAPFRIFETDSMKSLVRQLNLYGFTKMQQNFQRSASLADFLEEEKESSVLSKLQCYHNPNFKRGCPQLLVRMKRRIRVKNASVSAPLVQDFNKKDFRAEGNVENNITGLVAKTSGESLLSNSTNLNVPLTRKPSTSQRVADTTDSINSIASNFSPPSTIVRSSERTVTDQHASLNQLTTFHMSSQSSYTEANGHIVNYITSSTSASPFHIISPLQNSYFQLMVEPSTFPTRCPDVSANEAPFSNLLPACNPWIPRPMTADTSNAFLSSFQVNRKYPEHRQCRYEVLVIKAQPDNPRL, encoded by the exons ATGCTTTTCAG aaaactttggaaaatagtggAAAGCGACCAATTTAAGTCTATTTGGTGGGATGATAATGGAACTTCTGTAGTGATTAATGAAGAACTCTTTAGGAAAGAAGTTTTGGAAAGAAAGGCCCCTTTTAGAATATTTGAAACTGACAGTATGAAAAGTTTAGTTCGACAGCTtaatctctatggatttaccaaAATGCAACAGAATTTTCAAAGATCTGCTTCTCTAGCTGattttctggaagaagaaaaagaaagctctgTTTTAAGCAAG TTACAGTGCTATCATAATCCAAACTTTAAGAGAGGCTGTCCTCAACTTTTAGTCAGAATGAAAAGAAGAATCAGGGTTAAAAATGCTTCTGTATCTGCTCCATTAGTTCAAGATTTCAACAAGAAGGACTTTAGAGCAGAGGGTAATGTGGAAAATAATATTACTGGTTTAGTTGCCAAAACTAGTGGAGAAAGTTTACTTTCAAACTCTACAAATTTAAATGTGCCTCTAACAAGGAAGCCTTCTACCAGCCAGAGAGTTGCTGATACAACCGACTCTATCAACTCAATCGCAAGTAATTTTTCTCCTCCATCAACTATCGTTAGATCATCAGAACGCACTGTAACCGATCAACATgctagtttaaatcagttgaccACTTTTCACATGTCCTCTCAAAGCAGCTACACTGAAGCAAATGGCCACATTGTGAATTACATTACAAGTTCAACTTCTGCTTCTCCGTTCCACATCATATCTCCCTTACAGAATAGTTATTTTCAACTGATGGTGGAACCTTCCACTTTTCCAACCAGATGTCCTGATGTGTCAGCCAATGAGGCTCCTTTTTCTAATCTgctaccagcatgcaacccaTGGATCCCAAGGCCTATGACAGCTGATACATCTAATGCCTTTCTTTCAAG